The following are encoded together in the Lactuca sativa cultivar Salinas chromosome 1, Lsat_Salinas_v11, whole genome shotgun sequence genome:
- the LOC111910508 gene encoding agamous-like MADS-box protein MADS2: MGRGRVELKRIENKINRQVTFAKRRNGLLKKAYELSVLCDAEVALIIFSNRGKLYEFCSSSSMVKTLEKYHSCSYGSLKATQPENESQYNYHEYLRLKARVEVLQRSQRNLLGEDLTPLNTKELEQLEHQLEMSLRKIRSTKTQCMLDQLAELQRKEQVLAETNKALRKKLEENAQEFPVRQMWEGGAQTIPYNPLPTHSDDFFQPLGLNSTMHTSFSGLRYNPIGSDEMNVAGVNGNNPNGLFPGWML; encoded by the exons ATGGGAAGAGGGAGAGTAGAACTGAAGAGAATAGAGAACAAAATTAACCGGCAGGTTACTTTTGCTAAGAGAagaaatggacttctcaagaaaGCCTATGAACTCTCAGTTCTCTGTGATGCTGAGGTTGCTCTCATCATCTTCTCTAATCGTGGAAAGCTTTATGAATTCTGTAGCAGTTCTAG CATGGTGAAAACACTGGAGAAGTACCACAGCTGTAGTTATGGATCATTGAAAGCCACCCAACCAGAAAATGAGAGCCAG TATAACTACCATGAATATCTGAGGCTAAAGGCAAGAGTGGAAGTTCTGCAACGGTCACAAAG AAATCTTCTCGGAGAAGATTTGACCCCATTAAACACTAAGGAGCTGGAGCAACTTGAGCACCAACTGGAGATGTCTTTGAGGAAGATCAGATCAACGAAG ACTCAATGCATGTTGGATCAGCTTGCTGAACTCCAAAGAAAG GAGCAAGTTCTTGCTGAAACAAATAAAGCCTTAAGGAAAAAG TTGGAAGAAAATGCTCAGGAATTTCCAGTTAGGCAAATGTGGGAAGGTGGAGCACAAACCATTCCGTATAATCCCCTTCCTACACACTCTGACGATTTCTTCCAGCCTCTTGGATTGAACTCCACCATGCACACCAG TTTCAGTGGATTAAGATATAACCCTATTGGCTCCGATGAGATGAACGTTGCTGGTGTCAATGGAAACAATCCTAACGGGTTGTTTCCAGGATGGATGCTGTAG